One window of the Lytechinus pictus isolate F3 Inbred chromosome 5, Lp3.0, whole genome shotgun sequence genome contains the following:
- the LOC129260209 gene encoding cholecystokinin receptor-like — protein MDSIFDNGSYDSTCDEFFANVSLDAADLISYSDAQVVITTVLLPIVLVVGLINNIAFIYVVVRVQCMKTITNACLVNLAMSDLLFLTIAIGDKIWAYVHSPITPDHSHLGLIGCIFTEISVNTTYFASLFFVTLVALERFYAVCRPQKERGSAAMRTFRWLLIGSWATAGLLSATFIPAYSKIRNFCALWPDVEPYNTWPTKFQWCEPIQDWTKIYTDSVRAIPFFIAFFINVFLFVGIVRGLNQAVERAKIMGKRDKNVKLRNQITWMLIVNGLVFFLCLAPFEIISIMKAMGSFKSTTMLEQVAMHFAQILAYLNSLINPVIYMAMSTRYRAAFINGLLPAQCRQRWQSLGLQSSTAHISMTNSNVHHEHVNGNYG, from the coding sequence atggatAGTATTTTCGATAATGGGTCGTACGACTCAACCTGCGACGAATTCTTTGCGAATGTGTCTTTGGATGCCGCCGATCTCATCTCGTACTCCGATGCTCAGGTCGTCATCACCACAGTACTTTTACCAATCGTTCTCGTTGTCGGTCTGATCAACAACATCGCCTTCATTTACGTGGTTGTCCGAGTGCAATGTATGAAAACGATTACCAACGCATGCCTTGTCAACCTTGCAATGTCAGATCTCCTTTTCCTGACAATAGCCATTGGTGATAAGATATGGGCGTATGTTCACTCGCCCATCACCCCTGATCATTCACACTTGGGACTCATCGGCTGTATCTTTACAGAGATCAGTGTAAATACCACGTACTTTGCCTCTCTATTCTTCGTAACGCTTGTTGCCCTGGAGCGTTTCTACGCAGTATGCCGTCCACAGAAAGAGCGTGGATCGGCCGCTATGAGAACGTTTCGTTGGTTGCTTATCGGCTCCTGGGCAACGGCCGGACTCCTCTCGGCAACCTTCATACCAGCCTACAGTAAGATACGTAATTTCTGTGCCTTGTGGCCCGACGTAGAGCCTTATAACACATGGCCAACGAAGTTCCAGTGGTGTGAACCCATCCAAGATTGGACTAAGATCTACACGGACAGCGTACGTGCCATTCCCTTCTTCATCGCGTTTTTTATCAACGTCTTTCTCTTTGTTGGCATCGTCAGGGGCCTGAATCAGGCCGTGGAGAGGGCGAAGATCATGGGGAAAAGAGATAAAAACGTCAAATTACGTAATCAAATCACATGGATGCTAATTGTCAATGGATTGGTGTTCTTCCTCTGCCTTGCCCCGTTCGAAATCATTTCCATCATGAAGGCAATGGGGAGTTTCAAATCGACCACCATGTTGGAGCAGGTGGCCATGCACTTTGCCCAGATTCTTGCCTACCTGAACTCTCTAATCAACCCCGTGATTTACATGGCCATGAGTACCAGATACCGAGCTGCCTTCATCAACGGCCTTCTGCCTGCACAGTGCCGACAACGATGGCAGAGTTTGGGCTTACAAAGCAGCACGGCACACATCAGTATGACCAATTCAAATGTTCACCACGAACATGTGAACGGCAACTACGGTTGA